Proteins encoded by one window of Haematobia irritans isolate KBUSLIRL chromosome 2, ASM5000362v1, whole genome shotgun sequence:
- the ref(2)P gene encoding refractory to sigma P → MFAVQPIHRAPIIPSTLKYTYNSDGKRINGYLKTSDTSLFEDIKMKIERTLFVEHKLPSGENRFYWIDEDSDEIDIVTQSDFDIFVEKSKERWHLLVAPKNKESNTETNIPKAQDAPTSTGAAGPRQPPPADASNNPNSVHIGVECDSCLMCPIVGFRYKCLQCPNFDICQNCEAKHAHGDHMMVRMPNNNCPYVVDAWVTGGGMGCGRKSGRKHHEKRCKSGGMPPFGFNFASPMAANGETESEKPKEGGRRHGRRSARHNFLSHLYEMMHDLAEGGGAAAAATAMGETPENTTTKTTTSSTTTSSNPPGEDNPVAKAAFDAAQKAHAAAVSAAEIAAKVAHQTALDAARKSISENPSTSAAAAAEQANEKTQTSSSTTTTTTTPNASQTPTMSAAPSLQDFVQLLDPNLLRGGMEILNNFNDMFAKMLDPMDTAEGGETSNCPIAENIRRSSQQSSNSNNSKTSKTVSKEGEKKTPEAAVNSLLDISDLGSDSESDSVSESFIKLNAPSKENTPETAADATPSTPNTSTASTPPKSLDKSNVMDFAQLSADLKAHIAQEEEKTNTPTKPADVEMRAVPVFKETETEAAQAKQPEESRAVPVYHDNPRINHSVLAMMSMGFSNEGAWLTQLLESVNGNIPEALDLISATQRNSQ, encoded by the exons atgtttgccgTTCAACCCATACATAGAGCCCCGATTATACCCTCGACGTTGAAGTACACCTACAATTCGGACGGCAAACGGATCAATGGCTATCTGAAGACATCTGATACATCCCTTTTCGAGGacatcaaaatgaaaatcgaaAGGACCCTATTTGTGGAACATAAATTGCCATCCGGTGAAAATCGTTTTTATTGGATTG acgAAGATTCCGATGAAATTGACATTGTAACCCAAAGCGACTTTGACATCTTCGTTGAGAAATCTAAGGAACGTTGGCATCTTTtggttgcacccaaaaataaagAATCTAATACAGAGACAAACATCCCTAAAGCTCAAGATGCTCCAACTAGTACTGGCGCAGCTGGACCACGTCAACCGCCACCAGCAGAtgcttcaaataaccccaacagTGTCCACATTGGTGTTGAGTGTGATTCGTGTTTAATGTGTCCCATAGTGGGATTCCGTTACAAGTGTTTGCAATGTCCCAATttcgatatttgtcaaaattgtgaagCTAAACATGCTCACGGTGATCATATGATGGTACGCATGCCGAATAACAATTGTCCTTATGTAGTTGATGCCTGGGTTACTGGTGGCGGTATGGGTTGTGGCCGTAAATCTGGTCGCAAACATCATGAGAAACGTTGCAAGAGTGGTGGTATGCCaccttttggttttaattttgccTCGCCTATGGCTGCTAATGGCGAAACTGAATCTGAAAAACCCAAAGAGGGTGGTCGTAGACACGGACGTCGAAGTGCTAGACACAATTTCTTGTCACATTTATATGAAATGATGCATGATTTGGCTGAAGGTGGTGGGGCAGCTGCTGCTGCTACAGCAATGGGAGAAACTCCTGAGAATACCACAACCAAGACCACTACAAGTAGCACTACTACTTCATCCAATCCACCTGGAGAGGATAATCCTGTGGCCAAAGCGGCTTTTGATGCAGCACAAAAAGCTCATGCAGCTGCTGTTAGTGCAGCAGAGATTGCTGCCAAAGTAGCCCATCAAACGGCTTTGGATGCTGCCAGAAAATCTATTTCTGAAAATCCCTCAAcctctgctgctgctgctgcagaGCAGGCCAATGAGAAG actcAAACGTCCTCTTCTACAACCACTACAACGACTACACCTAATGCTTCTCAGACCCCAACTATGTCAGCAGCTCCTTCATTGCAAGATTTTGTACAATTATTGGATCCAAACCTCTTGAGAGGTGGCATGGAAATTCTAAACAATTTCAATGATATGTTTGCCAAGATGCTGGATCCAATGGATACCGCTGAGGGTGGTGAGACTTCGAATTGTCCCATTGCTGAGAATATACGCAGATCTTCTCAACAGTCTAGCAATTCCAACAATTCAAAGACTTCCAAAACAGTATCGAAAGAAGGTGAAAAGAAAACTCCTGAGGCTGCTGTCAATAGTCTATTGGATATCAGTGATTTGGGTAGTGACAGCGAAAGTGACAGTGTATCTGAATCTTTTATCAAATTGAATGCTCCCTCTAAGGAAAATACACCAGAAACTGCAGCTGATGCTACTCCTTCAACCCCAAATACTTCTACAGCATCCACAccaccaaaatctttggataaaTCGAATGTTATGGATTTTGCTCAATTAAGTGCTGACCTGAAAGCCCATATTGCTCAAGAGGAGGAAAAGACAAATACTCCCACAAAACCAGCGGATGTTGAAATGCGTGCTGTTCCCGTTTTCAAAGAAACGGAGACTGAAGCAGCTCAAGCAAAACAGCCCGAAGAAAGTAGAGCTGTTCCCGTCTATCATGATA ATCCCCGTATTAATCATTCGGTCCTTGCCATGATGTCTATGGGTTTCAGTAATGAGGGTGCTTGGTTAACACAACTATTGGAGAGTGTCAATGGCAATATACCAGAAGCATTGGATCTTATCTCGGCCACTCAGCGCAACAGCCAATAA